A single genomic interval of Lucilia cuprina isolate Lc7/37 chromosome 2, ASM2204524v1, whole genome shotgun sequence harbors:
- the LOC111684739 gene encoding uncharacterized protein LOC111684739 encodes MASSDLEKSAPLDDVDFTSGFETQYEQEYRPLKPQVIVPRTQDPKTLWYRDLQTIIMVSFIVAIFLFGTVLLTKLVFTSNPLYVFAITAIYVILALVMIVIEVKSIHVR; translated from the coding sequence atGGCATCAAGTGATTTGGAAAAATCAGCACCGTTAGATGATGTGGATTTCACCAGCGGCTTTGAGACACAATACGAACAAGAGTATCGTCCTCTTAAGCCACAAGTCATTGTACCCCGCACCCAAGATCCCAAAACCTTGTGGTATCGTGATTTACAAACCATAATAATGGTGTCATTTATTGTGGCCATATTTCTATTTGGCACCGTGCTGTTGACCAAATTGGTCTTCACCTCAAATCCCCTGTATGTGTTTGCCATCACGGCAATTTATGTGATTTTGGCCCTTGTAATGATTGTCATTGAAGTGAAGAGTATACATGTGCGCTGA